A stretch of DNA from Cryptomeria japonica chromosome 4, Sugi_1.0, whole genome shotgun sequence:
AAATGCATTCTCCCCAAGGCATGATGCACTGCCTTCATGTGCAGCACACCCTCTCCCGCAGTCCTCACACTCTGCAGCTTGTTGTTCTCCCCATGAGCTCCCTGTTGGCCCTCCTTCCACGGCCTCCCCACCCCGCGGGCCCTCCCTGCAGACTCCTCGCGACcccccagtagctccctctcctTCGCAGACCCACTCCTGTGCGCTCACCACCTACCCTCACGCCACAACCCCTCCTTCTCTGTAGGCCCACTCCACGGGTTCATCGCCACCAAAGACCATTGTCGCTGACAGTGATGGTGTCGTGGAAGATTATCCACGTGGTCTCTGCCCTAGCAAAATCAACATGGTCATGGGCTCCATTCTAGAGCAACCTCCTCTGCGAACCCATAGCAGTGTCATCTCTCTCCCGTGCAGAACATGGGGGACTTTTCTGATCGGCCTTCACACAATGTGGACAAAAATCCACTAGATTTCGATTACCATGCAAACAGGGACACTAACAGACTCAAAAACAGAGGGAGTGATGTTAATGTGATTAAATAGAGATCACAAAAATTGAATGACTCTACTACTGTAATAGAGAGTCAATTGAGAAAATTAACCAGATAGAGGCTACCTCCTGTGAAGTTCTCCAATTATTACTTACTGTTTTGTGAAGAGGTTGAACTTTCTTTGCTCATCTCTGATCAAACAgagcctgcaacatacaaagaGGCTTGTAAAAATGTAGATCATGATAACTGGCACACtgcaatgtgcgaagaaatggatgcactagtgagaaatcagacatgggatttggtgccaatTCCACCTGACAGAAAGGCATTGagaaataaatgggtgtataaactaaaagatgaagccGATGGTCACAAAAGATTTTGAGCAAGATtggttgtaaagggatatgctcagcaGAAAGACCtcaacttcaaagaaattttctcgccactagttaaaatgactaccatccgagcagTATTGGGCTTAGTTGTAGCttgggatcttgaacttgaacagTTAGATGTGAAGATGACTTTTCTCCATGGCGACCTTGATGAGGAACTATTTATGCATCAGTCggaagggttcattaaaaaggggcAGGAACACCTTTATTCTAGATTGAAAcgcagtttgtatgggcttaagcaagcccctcggcagtggtatcttaaatttgacaagttCATGATTGGTCACAATTTTATTCGCATCGAttctgatccttgtatctattacaagaagcttcctaatggcaaatttattattattctcctttatgtggatgatatgctagtagctggcacaagcatgaggattgtgagtgaacttaaaactcacttagcaaaggaatttgccatgaaagatttaggggcagcaaagaagatcctaggaatgactatttttcaggatagaaaaaagagagaactcaaactatctcagcaagactacattaaaaaagtcttggacagatttggtatggcagatgctaagtctgtttgtgtacctttagcctctcattttcagttgtcttctcaattgtgtcctaaaacacaagaagataaggattttatggataaaattccatacaaatctacagttggaagcctcatgtatgctatggtgtctacttGATCGGACATTGCTCATGTCGTGGgattggtgagcagatttatggctaatccgggcaaatcacattgggaggtGGTTAAGTACATCTTGAGATATCTCAaaggtacttctgatttttgtttatggtttggaaaggacaaggcagttttgcaagggttcactgattctgattttgtcggtgacttagacaaaagaaagtctacttctggttatgctttcacatttgtcgGGGCAGCGATTAGTTGGGCTTCGAAATTGCAAAATACAGTTGCTCAATCAACCGCGGAAgcataataaatagctctttctgagggagcaaaagagatggtatggttgcaactcttattcagcgagttgggtttgaagaaattagattttgctttgttttgtgataaagtgcaatttttatgactaaacatcagacaTCTCAGCCGCGGTCAAAACATGTTGATTTTCGCAGTCATATGTTCGCCATATggtcgaagaaggcaagtttcatgtagataagaTTCATACTGACCTGAATCCAgttgatgtgctcactaaagtggttaagtgggagaagtttgaTTTCTGTCGAGCTTCTCTCggcctttccaataactgatagcagaactgagtgggggaatctacttgcTACAGCAGTTCattggccttcagtgggagattgttggaagttgaagtccaacggactccttccctGTTTGCCGCCAAAACTATTGGCTATTCACATTCTctttgcaagctctttaagagctgattgtaattcatttcaAAAGGTTAATTGTTGTACCTGAATGCAGTTGTATATGTGTAAACTAGATTGGTGAATAATAGAGTAATTCCcttgcttcaagtgtggatgtaggcaattgccgaaccacgataaatttgTGTGTTTCATTGTTTGCGTTGTGTGTTATTAATTATGTTTATCTGTTGTTTTCAATtcgatttcttcatcctaacagTATATTCATCTTCAAACGTAGCATATGGACCTTATCCAATGGGCGACGACGACGATTGAAATTATGCCCAAGATTAAATCTGCATACAATAAAAATATATCCTCAATAATGATTGTATTAGGGAAGAGCACCAATGGCCGTCATAGTtaacttcgcgcacccacagattctaaatggtacatcggattttgattattatgttttagttgtcttcgtatgcgccTTAACTGCTTATAGTTATTGATCTGGCttatgggtagtaacgatgcacgttgtgcaatcagttatgcgcacaaaagtaaaaaagtacacatttcaaagtgttgcctgatacctaactaaagacgTTCCAGTAactgtcaactcaaaatcgctagtacttgttgacaaatgtcccaatagtggtgcacaaatgttccaatagtggtacacaaatgggacaaatgttccaatagttgtgcacaaatgggccaattaattacaaaaaatgattggctattggtacaaaacaaatttattaatggtgttttcactatgacagcTATTGGGAGGTCAACATGataataaggtgacggttattggaactatgttatctattggtgctcttcccctagtaaattaattaatagaaattagaaatttgattaaaaaatattatacgtaatatataaaaaataaatattaatttgattattagattattaaaattaatagaAAGAGAGATAAATGTTCTTtctgaatttattaaataaaaaatttaattgtaaattataaaattgttgttcaaattttttgttttttttagtgaTTGACCAAACTAattaaaattgaattgaattgaatggCCTTAGCAAAAACTAATAATATTTGATAATGGTTgagaaaaatttaaatttttaggaCAAATGTAATGAGTGAAATTTGaaatgtaaaataaaatattttaaagtgAGTATAGATCATCACTTCGTAGTGCAAAGTATAtaagaaggaatttattattaaGAGGGTTTATCCATATTTTAAAAAGGTTTGCATTATTTAACATAAAATATTGTTTACTATTAAAAATATGCTTTTATACCATTACAATAAATGAcacaaataattttctttttactaaaatatatttctattttaacAAGCATGCGTTTtttataaattgaaaaatatacTAGATTAAATATATCTAGCAACTCAAAGTAACAGTTTGAAAAATCAACTATTCTCTTAAAAATATCTACTTCTTTAATGCATTTATATGTCCAACATGTATTATATTCACATATGAATGCAAAAACATTGgttaataaaaactagaagcatttaatttgacgtgtttgtgacacttaaatgcatggaaaggaagaaaaatattttttattattttttaatttaattttatttattttatcctctcGTGCACTCAATTATCTAATGCTAATTATATCCACATTTCCACCTCTCACTATGTGTTTAGTTGATCAATCAATTTGTATATCTTGTGCAATCAGTTAACTTcataattatctcaatctaatatcaTTAATTATAGGGATAAGaaggaatataaaataaaaatataataataacaataatttggtaatataaaataataatatatcaaaacataataatataatcatatcttgATAATAATTTAATACTAATTAtagcataataatataataaaattttaaatagaataatgaacaaatatggtATCTTTCGgcgtactttacctatattcctcttAAGATAGGTATGCTAGTATTACTTGATTAAATAAAGCTCATCCTACATTCATACACATGTTAGAGTATAAgaatatcattttagcatattaTCCACATCATATTTCATCACATCATCATATACACatacaacaaaaataaaaggacaTATCATCTTGCACATAGAATCATATTAGTATGCAATATCCATCATAAATCCATCACATACATACTTATGATAATCTACATCCATCATAGCATCCAAGGCATCCAAGATATAGATTGCATATCATATATAGAAGCATGAGCATAAAAGAATCATAAAGTGCATACATCCATTGAATAAAAAATATAAAGTACAAAAAGTGTCACATAGGTATCATGAATTATTCATCGCATATTGAACACCATAAAAAGAACAATAATGCATATATGAAGCATCATGCACATCATATAGGTTTTTCCGTCAAAACTgcatcttgtgtgtgtgtgtgtgtgtgtgttagagtaCAATGTCACAATGTCCATAAAATACAATAAGGCCCGCATGCTCAATTAAAATGTACAAGTCTCTATAACAAAAGAGAGTCAACCAATGCTCTCTTTATCCTTAGCATCTCTAGCCCTAACCTAACTACTACCTGAGGTACTTGCCCCTGAATGCCCTCGAGGTAGTGGAGGTCTACATGATGGACCCATGACACCTCCACTGTTGGCGGTAGCCCTAGACTGTCCTCGACTCTACGAGCAACTCCGTGTCCTAGCAACTTTATAATTTAGAGCCCTCAGCCCTACAGGTTCCACACCCTCATATAATCGGTACCAATATGATATGTCTAGACCAAACTCTAACAACCAATCAGCCATAGCTTGCCCATCTATTCTGTTAGTAAAGTACCACTGATAAGAGTCAGTAGCCTGTTGCGCTCAAGCCACAATGTCATCTCTCTCAACTCAAAGGCAATCACTCTCTGCAATCAAGTTGTCTCTCGTTGCCTGCCACTCACCCTGTGTTTGGATCCATAAGGCCCTATCCTCAACCCTACCACTCGACTATAACTAAtcatcactagtacatttggggctcaatttCGACTATTTTTCGTCAAACTACTAACAAACACAACCGTCGAAAAATTATTGTCAGATACTCTGATGGTGCTCACCAACGTCGAAATTCTGACAAAAACCATTGGGCCTCCATCGGTGTATGGCTTACCGATGGAGGTTTCAGGTCTCCATCGGTGTatgtcttactgatagcctcatcggctatcggcaagaccaaatgttcccttcgctGCTAGTGTAAGTCCTACCGATGGATTTCATCGGCAAGTGCTACCCCAGTTGCTCATTCGCTAAGAGAATGTCGTCGGGCATACAGCATCCACGTCATATGTTTTTCGTTAATTTCCATCAGAATGCCAATGTCGTCCGATGGCAACCAGGAACTATGTACCAACGAGGATATTGTATGCTCGACGGTATAGTCATTGGTGCAAATATAGGgggcgtcagaattccgacgagtattttttttattttttttaataatacaaAAAATTATATAATGACTTCTGAAAGCCGGCAGTTTCACATCAACCCGTTAATTGTTTTACGGCGTGAAACAGGTTTCGGGTCAAAACCCCACACAAAGTAGTCTATCGGCTAATAATGCAGCAATATTTTGATCAATTCAAGCAAATCATTAGATCTTGTTAGGGCACTATCCTTCATAACTATGCTCGATACAGGGATTTGTCTctaggtttctatcatggcttgtgCTCTATCAAATCTCCTCTATTTGAGCTACCTTGAATGCATGCCTACCACTGTTTGAAACTTTGATAGTCTATATCCTATGTTGCTAACGTTGAAAGGCTCCTTTATCACTATGAATATTGGCTCAGGTGTATGGCTTCTGCAATAGGCACAGGATagtatttatattgatttgatacAAAAATTCTTACTCACAACTGCCTTTGCAATAGCGAATGTCCTTATTGTCACTTACAATGAGTATGATGGCATCCTTGTCATCTTttaaaaatgatctcttatctaAGTGTTTTCTCATCACCACTAAAAAACCTTCACCACTGTGATTTGCTATCTATCTACACTTGTGGAGAGTTATTTGACCACTCTGTGTATCATCTATGGATCTAGGGCTTTTGGTTTGACCGGCAACTCTTGGTCTCTAACTTTGCATGACTTCTATTGTCActactcattctcttcaagttgacatctacATTACTGTTGCTATATCTTTCTTGTGATTGAAAACTTTGATATCTCAACTATAGTGAGATTTGACTGTGAATGAGGATAGTTCAAGATCCCTTTTGCGATAAGTTTCTTTGAGATCAAAATTTGACCTAGATGATCATCAAATGAGAACTATTGGCTATCATAATCACTATGCATTATGAGTTTTTGTTAGAGAGATCAAGTATTATATTAACAAAGTAATGAATTTACAAGGctactttgatgcattttattcctaCCTCTAGGAGGTAGCAACTTTTTGATGTGCACTCATCTAATTATATGTTAATTCAAGCTTCTAATAGATTGAGGTTGTCTAACATGCACATAGATGACTCAAGAATCTTTATTATGTCTCTTGGAGGTTGAGACCTACAAATGGGTCATTGTGCATTTCATTGTATTCTCTTTAGCATTAGAAAGAATTGTTCCTCCCCCTattaacaaatgttgaaagatgcctatgtgctcaatgggtctcttaacttgtaaaaattgccaacattcataaagaaaaatgaaaaaatgtcattAGTGAATGATTAATCATTGAGATCATCTTAAGATGAGTTAAAACACAACCatcatatcccacaaaaataaGTACTGGTCAAATACACCTCAGAAGCCTCTAATTACTTGAAAGTTAATACTATcctctagatgtcaaaggaaatttggtcatgtgcattgaccgctacaatttggagtgcaaaagagggaatgtacctgacagtccgctacaattttaagaacaaagagactcTATGGCACCAAGAGGTTGCAATCATAGCCTATGTTGGCCATAATCCATGTTGCAGCAATAACGAAATGTGAGGtaacagttataaaatttggatgaactcaaagagacatttacaaatacaacctaccctttataatacctaattgaaaaaatggatgcaatgtaAGTCCTTATATCAATAATGTCTGGCAGATAgaaaaaaactagaacaataaattccatataaaagtggttagacttaaaatgataaggaaaattaaaaaatgctaaagaaaatgtcaactaataaaaaaacttacaaggaggaggcatattcacaacttttgcagtcgccccatgcatatcagcactagaagcaactcatagtgttagtgtacatacaagacaatatgggagttcattatacccaacaacttgtggtgttgttgttcgtgttggctctgttggaccctgcaattaagattcaatatacattattcaataagattaactgtacaacataatgaaatattgaaaagtgtgttattttattgagcttcgctttgtttcgagaatagtttaatattctctacttaacaaggccagccacgtgaaggtggaagctcatttgcgcCCCTCCGCCCCCTCCCCCCACCCCCTCCCAACATCACTCTAatttccccgttaacatctaacattcattcattatttcatccattattaaaatatagcattcattcattttcacataacgttcattaacacataacattcattaacatgcgcaacattcatcaatattcattagcacatatcattcatgaacattcattagcacatatcattcatgaacattcattagcacataattacattcattaacacataaaaatcagtcattatcaaataaggcagattacaatcattttatttatttttttgaagctatgtaaaaactaagtggagcattgttttctttatcatttcccccatcttcagttgttctgcccttTGCTCGTgttctcgatgtatgcctagtcctatatagaggacgaggacactgaaccaaaggggggtcgtctgcaataacaaagaaatgggttaaatggGTCGTTTGTAATAGCACTGAGTAGTATCATCAACACATCTTCGGAAAAGCCAAGACATCTAGGAAATCCGAGAAACCTCCAAATGCTCAACACATCTCATACAAACATTGTTGCTCAACATACCACATCTGGGCCTATTCCAGAACACACGTgacaagatttgacatcaatggcaacatatgacataatgctaaCACTTGTATGGGTCCAATAAACTCCTTGACCTTTCCTTAGGCGGTTTGAAGCATTTCCCTATGTTCAGTTGATGTTTTAGGTGTTAAGTCTTTGGCTTGTGTAGTGTTGTGTATCGATAACTTGACCTAATCTTGAGGTTTGAGCTTTAGTACTTGTTTGTGATGCATGTGTAATgcttaatcacttcaaaataatatttatgtggatggtttattaaGCTTTTATCCTCAGGGGTTCCTTGGCGGGGCATTATAGGATCGATGTGGACTTCTGTAAAGAAGCATGTATGTTTTGAGTTCCCTAATAAAGTAGAGGTTGAGGATATGAAGGTACTATAAcctttttatagatttttataaGGATGTTGAGTTTTTTATTATGTTTTGGTGAACAAAAAAGGTTAAAATGGAAATCTATATACATAGCTTGGTGAGGCGACGAGCCATGGGATTCTGAGATTTGATAAGGATAAACTAGATTTAGTTCTTTGAGAACAATATCGCCAAATCCCCACTAGGCTGATTGTCTGATTTGGGGTGCCAGAAAAACTAATGGAATCATAGTGAAGGAGGGATATTAAGTTATCCCTAGAGAAGGAGATCATGTAGCAAATTTCCCATACAAAAAGGATTTTGGATAAAAAGAAGCTTATCAGAGGCCTCAACCTTTCTTGACTAGTTGTCAAGGGAAGAATTCTCACATGAAATGAATCAATGAAGCTAGTTAGGTATGGCCCCTTCATCTCTTTCTACAATACTCCTTTTTATTAGTTGAACTATAATGTTGGCCTTTGAGAAATAAATTTTTTCTTCGGACAAATGAAATAATGTTTTCTTGGGACAAATGAACAAATTGAATCCCTTTTTAATCAACATGTCTTGCAATCTAGAAAATTGAATCCCTTTTTAATCAACATGTCTTGCAATCTAGAAAAGAAAGAGATAGAAATTTCTTCATAAAGTTCTACCTAGTGTATTTTGTTAAAACATATGGCTAGATAGTCTCAAGTCTTCTTTAATCAACTAGTCTTGCAAGTTCAAAAGAAAAGGGTGAGATTTCTTTAAGAGGCATCATCGACCATAATTTGTTAGAACGTACAAGTGGAGCAAATCAGATACAAGAGGAAGTTATACAGTATAAAATTGCAGTTCCTGTAAGAAAGCTACAAGGGTTTTTGCAATTCAAAGTAGACCATTCATGCTGAAGACAAAGACGAAGCTGAGGTAGATAGATGGAGCACTTCAGATTGGGTACAGAACTTCAATTCAATTTCCGTAATGCTATTGTTGATTGGGCAGCTATAGAGAGTATAGAGGAAGTACTATTTTTCCTATGTTTCTTTATCTCCTCTCGAAGAATTTGAATTCCATCGAAGGAGGCTCCTaggttaaaattttaaatttgcgtACACTCAGAGGAGGTAATTGGCAGGGTGTAGCTAgagttttgtttgttttttaaagAGGTCGAGTGACAGAGTGCTGTGCTGACTTTGAACACATGGATTATTTTCCATTCCCACCAACGGCTGCTCAGAATTTGCTGCACAAGTTCCAACTATTGAATTTCGAACATGTGATCACCATTAGCCCTTATCATTTAATGTCGACTCAGATGCTGGGAAGGAATGAGGATTTCATGGCAGCGCTTTTCGTTAAAAGTTTAATTTGAAAGTTTAGTTTaggaataataaataataataaaaattatgaaAGTTGTTGTAGGTAAACTGTCACACATACCCAATTCTTTTTAGCAAATATGCCCATCAGTCATGAATGAATCGATAGATTATTTCAACATAGATCCCGTATAATAAATGTAAGAGAACCAATTTATTATACAAGAGAAGCATGTTTCTTCATATAAATAACATTAACAGTTTGCAGTAAGGAAAAAAACATTGCGAAAATACAAACAGTAATGAAGCATTCATCAGATCGGTAACGCTGCTCAGtaacaaattattttcttttaatggTTTCCAAAGCTAAACTTGCcgccaaaacttttctttaaccaTTTCAATATGTTGGAtagattgttttaaaaaaaaattaggtggtaaattgttttaaaaaagttAGATGGTAGTTATCAAGAATATTATGCAGACCATATTCAATCTTTTAATCAAACCCATTTCTTAAATTTGATTGATAAACCAGATTTTTCATAAACGAAATGCTTTCTTCTAAATCTAATTAAAACTAATATACTATCGGCTCTTCAAAAGTACATGAAACAAACTAATTTTGAAACAAACGCCCGATACCTATCTtcttaaaaattaaaataacaataatattaaAATCCGCACATAGTTTACAACAAAAACTCTATATTTATTAAAATATGGAGTGTGAATACCTAATGCTTACCCCAGGACCTTGACAAAATATTAACCAGAGCAGTACTTCGATTACAAACCCACAAAATTTACATAATATAACCGCCTACCTAAAGGGCAGCCATTATTTTACACGATAGAAGATTACACTCATGCTAATAATGCACAACATTAACTAAACGTGCGAATCCTTCAATTCGCTAGCGCCTGTGATGGACAACCTATGATGGACAACAGGTGGAGGAAAACTTAAGCACGGTAGTGACCGATTCCAGAAATAATCAAAATCCCAATCTTCAGACCCAAACAGGGTAGCTCAGCCATTTTATCTACAGGCCCCCTGCtgatataaacatttctaagaGCGTTTGAATGGGATAGCTCGAATGATCATCTGGTGGTAGATTGCTGCAAGTCCAGCGCCAATGAAGGGACCAACCCAGAAAACCCACTGCACAAAAAAACCCAATTGAGATCAGTCGATGCTGAGCTAATCTAACGGAAAAAAAGAACTCAGATTACTATATGCTAGTCTGATCTAACAGAAACCAAGCAGGGTTAAGCAGATGCTAACCTGGTCATCCCAGGCGTGATCCTTGTTGAAAATAATAGCAGCTCCAAGGCTCCGAGCAGGGTTGATGCCTGTTCCTGTGATGGGAATTGTGGCCAAGTGGACCAGGAAAACAGCGAACCCAATTGGTAGGGGTGCCAAAAGCTGCAAAGAAGCTCTCTAGGGTTAGTAATAACGTCTATAATAGGCATGCAAATGAAGAGCTAATTAAAGGGCGAAACAAGTAACATACCGGAACATGGGAATCCCTGGCGCTTCGTTTGGCATCAGTGGCAGAGAAAACAGTGTAGACAAGAACAAAGGTGCCCACAATCTCAGCACCCAAACCGTCACCCTTGGTGTAGCCATGAGCTACCGAATTGGCACCGCCTCCGAGCATTTCATAGTTGTGGTGGCCCTCGAAGCCCTTCACCACTCCTGCTCCACAGATGGCGCCCAAGCACTGGCATATCATGTAGAACACAGCTCGTGGCAGTGACAGCTTCCTCGCCAGGAAGAGCCCAAAAGTCACAGCCGGATTAATGTGCCCACCTGTCCACAAAGCCATTACATCATTCCACAATACCCACACAGCCAATATACACATCATACCACAATACCCAGAAAACGATTAAATCATTCCACGGTACTCACAAAGCCCTTAGATCAAAGCCCAGAAGACCTCAGATGAAAACCCAGAAGGCCCTTTGAGTTTACCTGAAATTCCAGCTGTGCAGTAAACAAGAGCAAAGATCATTCCTCCGAATGCCCAGGCGATGCCCTGGATTCCCACAGTTGAACACGTATCATTTGATCTTTTCACACCCATGACAGTGAGGATGGTGATGTAGAGGAAGAGGAAAGTTGCCATGAACTCTGCAATTCCTGCTCTCCAGAAAGACCATGACTTGAACTCCCCTGGCTCAAACAGGGGTGCAGGCCCTGGTTCTGTGTAGTCCTTTTCCCTAGTCTGGGCGGACGTTCCCAGTGGCTGCCTCTCCGAGTACTTGTTTGCTCCAAGCTTAACATCTTCCTCCTTTCCTTCCATTTCTACTCTCTTTTTCTCTTTGGTGCCTACACAAACCCTGCAACTGTAATTGCAAAATGAAATATGCCTGAATTGAATAGCTGAGGCAACACCACTACTTAAAAGAGATAACTGATGAATGGTTGATGCTGATTGCCAAGGACATGATGATAAATGATAATGGCCAGCAAGGCATGGTCGGCCAGTCTACAGAACTAATGGCCCACATCTTACCAACTCTGCTCACTCCACGACTTTAGCTTCCCTTCTTACTGTACCCGTGATTCATAATCGAGAGTTAAAGACTGTCTGAACGATTTTTCGCTACCTACTTTCGCGACGACCAGGATTCATTCCAAACAGTTCGGAGTTTCACTTTTCGTTAAACATTAACAAGGTTAACATGAACTGAAGTCCATATAATACTTGAGCGTTTAGTTGTTAGTGATTGTTGTAGCCCTGTGAAGAGTGATAGGCTGTCGCTGTCCACTGCACCGCCCAGGACGCCAGCCCCAGCCCCACCCACGACGCTCAACGTTTATATTTTACAACGTTTAAAACTGAATGGCATATCCCATGGCTTCATTCTCTCTACCCCATTAACACGTGTAAGATATCTGGTTAATTGACGGCGACCGCTCATTATCCGTATGGCGTGCTCAAGGTGGCTCGAGTGCGCATGGAGTAATGTACTCACCAGTCACGATAGTAAAAATCTACGGTGCCATTTTATTCGGGACTTCAACACTGTAATTTGACTGTCAAAAAAGTTTTGCTTTCTATAATAAACTAATAATAAAAAGAGAGGGACGTTCACAAAATGCACGGCTTTTCAGCGGGGTTGCAATAACAGTTGTCCATTTGTTTTTATAGTGTCCGAAGTTTTTGATTCCCTCTCATTCCACCTAGCCagggaataaatatatatatagtttaatatCAAATTTTTCATTTCAATACGGACAAACGTCCAGTCAAGCAT
This window harbors:
- the LOC131050573 gene encoding probable aquaporin PIP1-4, which encodes MEGKEEDVKLGANKYSERQPLGTSAQTREKDYTEPGPAPLFEPGEFKSWSFWRAGIAEFMATFLFLYITILTVMGVKRSNDTCSTVGIQGIAWAFGGMIFALVYCTAGISGGHINPAVTFGLFLARKLSLPRAVFYMICQCLGAICGAGVVKGFEGHHNYEMLGGGANSVAHGYTKGDGLGAEIVGTFVLVYTVFSATDAKRSARDSHVPLLAPLPIGFAVFLVHLATIPITGTGINPARSLGAAIIFNKDHAWDDQWVFWVGPFIGAGLAAIYHQMIIRAIPFKRS